A single window of Usitatibacter rugosus DNA harbors:
- a CDS encoding Bug family tripartite tricarboxylate transporter substrate binding protein, whose product MIRRIASAAFALLLATVGATAWAQKFPDKPVKLIVPYPAGQATDIAARIVGEALGREWGQPVVIDNIGGGAAIPGMVTAREAKGDGYTLLMGTSAAMVVNPAIIDKLPYDPFNDFVLIGPIFRNPLIIVANDQAPYKSLKELVDAAKANPGKLNWGYPGAGTTQHLTGELFKQTAGVDIQGVMYKGSAQVVQDMLGNQIQLSVDGVPANLPHIKSGKLRALASTGSSRAPQLPDVQTIAELGYPGFAGEGWGGMVATKSTPPDVVAKISADLRKVLSNPDIQAKIVAAGLVVDNMPRDQWLVFTKGTLAQWGDVARRNNIKVQ is encoded by the coding sequence ATGATTCGACGCATCGCATCCGCGGCGTTCGCGCTGCTGCTGGCCACCGTCGGCGCCACCGCGTGGGCCCAGAAATTCCCCGACAAGCCCGTGAAGCTCATCGTCCCCTACCCCGCGGGGCAGGCGACGGACATCGCCGCTCGCATCGTCGGCGAGGCGCTCGGCCGCGAGTGGGGCCAGCCCGTCGTGATCGACAACATCGGCGGGGGTGCCGCCATCCCCGGCATGGTGACCGCGCGCGAAGCCAAGGGCGACGGCTACACACTGCTCATGGGCACCAGCGCCGCGATGGTCGTGAACCCCGCGATCATCGACAAGCTTCCCTACGACCCCTTCAACGATTTCGTGCTGATCGGCCCGATCTTCCGGAACCCGCTCATCATCGTCGCCAACGACCAGGCGCCGTACAAATCGCTGAAGGAGCTGGTCGATGCCGCCAAGGCGAATCCCGGCAAGCTGAACTGGGGCTACCCCGGCGCGGGCACCACGCAGCATTTGACCGGCGAGCTCTTCAAGCAGACCGCGGGCGTGGACATCCAGGGCGTGATGTACAAGGGCAGCGCGCAGGTCGTGCAGGACATGCTGGGCAACCAGATCCAGCTCTCCGTCGATGGCGTGCCGGCGAACCTGCCGCACATCAAGAGCGGAAAGTTGCGCGCACTCGCGTCGACCGGCTCATCGCGCGCTCCGCAGTTGCCGGACGTGCAGACGATCGCCGAGCTGGGCTACCCGGGCTTCGCCGGTGAAGGCTGGGGCGGCATGGTCGCGACGAAATCGACGCCGCCGGATGTCGTGGCGAAGATCTCCGCGGACCTTCGCAAGGTCCTCTCCAATCCGGACATCCAGGCGAAGATCGTCGCCGCCGGCCTCGTCGTGGACAACATGCCGCGCGACCAGTGGCTGGTGTTCACGAAGGGCACGCTCGCTCAGTGGGGCGACGTCGCACGCCGCAACAACATCAAGGTCCAGTAG
- a CDS encoding efflux RND transporter periplasmic adaptor subunit: MSPRIALALVAALTVAACTKGPAAPQKGAEAPALLLSAEDTVTVRNTALASGPSITGSIQPERRADLRAEVQAIVLQVMRENGDVVKRGDPLVRLDDTSIRDLLASAESAARAADLAYDQAQRQLERMKTLRTSGMTSAQAMEDSEIRRNTTQSEVEAAKARVVQARQQLERTVVRAPFDGVVSDRKVSAGDTAQMGKELLKVIDPTSMRFEGMVSADQIGDVKAGQAASFRVNGYGNEEFSGKVRRVNPAANATTRQVEVLVDFTGQKQPRLAGLYAEGRVEAASTTGLTIPATSIVRDGDKASAWRVKDSKLQKAQIALGDRDPRTGDYAVKTGLTEGDKVIRYPTALLKDGQLVQGPGSPTTENTATNTPPSAAAATSTAKGS; the protein is encoded by the coding sequence ATGTCCCCTCGCATCGCCCTCGCCCTCGTGGCGGCCCTCACCGTGGCCGCCTGCACGAAGGGCCCCGCCGCGCCCCAGAAGGGTGCCGAAGCGCCTGCCCTGCTGCTCTCCGCCGAGGACACGGTAACCGTCCGTAACACCGCGCTCGCCTCCGGCCCGTCGATCACCGGGTCGATCCAGCCCGAGCGCCGTGCCGACCTCCGCGCCGAAGTGCAGGCGATCGTGCTGCAGGTGATGCGCGAGAACGGGGACGTGGTGAAGCGTGGCGATCCCCTCGTGCGCCTGGATGACACCTCCATCCGCGACCTCCTGGCCTCCGCCGAGAGCGCCGCGCGCGCCGCCGACCTCGCCTACGACCAGGCGCAGCGCCAGCTGGAGCGCATGAAGACGCTGCGTACCTCGGGCATGACCTCCGCGCAGGCGATGGAGGATTCCGAGATCCGCCGCAACACCACGCAGAGCGAAGTCGAGGCCGCCAAGGCCCGCGTGGTGCAGGCCCGCCAGCAGCTCGAGCGCACGGTGGTTCGCGCTCCGTTCGACGGCGTGGTCTCCGACCGCAAGGTCTCCGCCGGTGACACGGCACAAATGGGCAAGGAGCTGCTGAAGGTCATCGACCCCACCAGCATGCGTTTCGAGGGCATGGTCTCCGCCGACCAGATCGGCGACGTGAAGGCCGGCCAGGCCGCGAGCTTCCGCGTGAACGGCTACGGCAACGAGGAGTTCAGCGGCAAGGTGCGCCGCGTGAACCCGGCCGCCAACGCGACGACGCGCCAGGTGGAAGTACTCGTGGACTTCACCGGCCAGAAGCAGCCGCGCCTCGCGGGCCTCTATGCCGAAGGCCGCGTCGAAGCGGCCAGCACGACCGGCCTCACCATTCCCGCCACCTCGATCGTGCGCGACGGCGACAAGGCGTCCGCCTGGCGCGTGAAGGATTCCAAGCTGCAGAAGGCGCAGATCGCCCTCGGTGACCGCGATCCGCGCACCGGCGACTACGCGGTGAAGACCGGGCTCACCGAAGGCGACAAGGTGATCCGCTACCCGACGGCCCTCCTGAAGGACGGCCAGCTCGTGCAGGGCCCCGGCTCGCCCACGACCGAGAACACCGCCACCAACACGCCGCCTTCGGCCGCCGCCGCGACCTCCACCGCCAAGGGGAGCTAG
- a CDS encoding efflux RND transporter permease subunit, with product MFLSDFAIKRPVSTVVIIIALMCLGLLALKKLRVNQIPDVDQPVMVVTIPYPGASPETVEREVVNRIEKSLQSISQVYQIRSTASESQAQIVIIFNFKKNMVEASDEIRNSINSVRYKLPIEMREPILTRIDPSAQPIMQLALSAQKQTHAEISRLAEDVLADQMRGIDGVAVVYVNGSLRRELSVLLRAERLREYNTSVTDVVNALRMQNTTAPVGRVKGNLDEQSIRLVGRIETPKEFEDIVVKRNGSQIVRLGQVAVVQDGFAELTGMSLRNAHPNVGLSVTRSRDASTVTVANKVRKMVEEINRTLPAGTKLEVTQDGGKDAESSLRNVIDALIFGAGLTIFVVYAFLNSWRSTLITATSLPTSVIAAFIAVWICGFTLNFMTLLGLSLAIGVLIDDAIVVRENIVRHMERGADRRTAAQVGTAEIGLAVTATTFAIIAVFIPVAFMGGGAGEWFRPFALTVAASVLVSLFISFTLDPMLSAYWGDPVGYQHQEKTGISKQLARFNTWFDHQADRYGNVIAWALHHRKWMAVIAITSLVVALGIQIKWGDSTFLPQSDYGTIAIDIRTPSSASLEYNKLKVEKGAEIARQIPEVKATNSNVNATGGRVYVDLGKTWERNRKAWDIAKDLRKRLESLVGAEYVVLDDLNNGVRKPVQIQFSGPDSRRLMAITNEFMEKMKKIPGAVDVGLSEQDPKDELKIELDRGLANQLGIAVGDAAQALRVAFAGVEVGDWVDPTGETRDVAVRLHPDDRIDASNIEHLPVAVTGTNMMVPLDQISTISMGKGPAQIQHLDGKRTVTVSANVSGRASGEVTADAMKIAKSIDYPTGYGLTLGGASRDQAEVFSEMFTALIMGIALMYLVLVMQFGSFTAPLPVMLSLPLSLIGVVLALKITGGSLNLMSFIGIIMLMGLVAKNAILLLDCARKEEAQGVDREDALMHAGRVRLRPIVMTTFALIAGMMPVAIGVGEGGEFYRPMAVAIIGGTITSTLLTLLVVPTFYDSIEISKDRFFAKFHWRAERRFTAIAMALTLGEAFLTLTGIRFLYRKSVELYNRARGRLPRPPAVVIASKVKAQSGD from the coding sequence ATGTTCCTTTCCGACTTCGCCATCAAGCGGCCGGTCTCGACGGTCGTCATCATCATCGCGCTGATGTGCCTGGGGCTGCTCGCCCTGAAGAAGCTGCGCGTGAACCAGATCCCGGACGTCGACCAGCCCGTGATGGTGGTCACGATCCCGTACCCGGGCGCCTCGCCCGAGACGGTGGAACGCGAGGTCGTCAACCGCATCGAGAAATCGCTGCAGAGCATCTCGCAGGTCTACCAGATCCGTTCCACGGCCTCCGAGAGCCAGGCGCAGATCGTGATCATCTTCAACTTCAAGAAGAACATGGTCGAGGCCTCGGACGAGATCCGCAACTCGATCAACTCCGTGCGCTACAAGCTGCCGATCGAGATGCGCGAGCCGATTCTCACGCGCATCGACCCCTCCGCGCAGCCGATCATGCAGCTCGCGCTCTCCGCGCAGAAGCAGACGCACGCCGAGATCTCGCGCCTTGCCGAGGACGTGCTCGCCGATCAAATGCGCGGCATCGACGGTGTCGCGGTCGTGTACGTGAACGGGTCGCTGCGCCGCGAGCTCTCCGTGCTGCTGCGCGCCGAGCGCCTGCGCGAATACAACACCTCCGTCACTGACGTGGTGAATGCTCTCCGCATGCAGAACACGACGGCGCCGGTTGGCCGCGTGAAGGGCAACCTGGACGAGCAGTCCATCCGCCTCGTGGGCCGCATCGAGACGCCGAAGGAATTCGAGGACATCGTCGTCAAGCGCAACGGCTCGCAGATCGTGCGCCTGGGCCAGGTGGCCGTGGTGCAGGATGGCTTCGCCGAGCTCACGGGCATGAGCCTGCGCAACGCCCACCCCAACGTGGGCCTGTCCGTCACGCGCTCGCGCGACGCCTCCACCGTCACCGTCGCGAACAAGGTTCGCAAGATGGTCGAGGAGATCAACAGGACGCTGCCCGCGGGCACCAAGCTCGAGGTCACGCAGGACGGCGGCAAGGACGCGGAGAGCAGCCTTCGCAACGTGATCGACGCGCTGATCTTCGGCGCCGGCCTCACCATCTTCGTGGTCTACGCGTTCCTCAACTCGTGGCGCTCCACGCTGATCACGGCGACCTCGCTCCCCACGTCGGTGATCGCGGCGTTCATCGCCGTGTGGATCTGCGGCTTCACGCTCAACTTCATGACGCTGCTGGGCCTCTCGCTGGCGATCGGGGTACTGATCGACGATGCGATCGTCGTTCGAGAAAACATCGTGAGGCACATGGAACGAGGTGCGGATAGACGCACCGCGGCCCAGGTGGGCACGGCCGAGATCGGCCTCGCCGTCACCGCGACCACGTTCGCCATCATCGCCGTGTTCATCCCCGTGGCCTTCATGGGCGGCGGCGCGGGCGAGTGGTTCCGCCCCTTCGCGCTCACCGTCGCGGCCTCGGTGCTGGTCTCGCTCTTCATCTCCTTCACGCTGGACCCGATGCTCTCGGCCTACTGGGGCGACCCGGTCGGCTACCAGCACCAGGAGAAGACGGGCATCAGCAAGCAGCTCGCCCGCTTCAACACGTGGTTCGACCACCAGGCCGACCGCTACGGCAACGTGATCGCGTGGGCCCTGCACCACCGCAAGTGGATGGCGGTCATCGCGATCACCAGCCTCGTGGTCGCCCTCGGCATCCAGATCAAGTGGGGCGATTCCACGTTCCTGCCGCAGTCCGACTACGGCACGATCGCGATCGACATCCGCACGCCGTCATCCGCGAGCCTCGAATACAACAAGCTGAAGGTCGAGAAAGGCGCGGAGATCGCGCGCCAGATCCCCGAGGTGAAGGCCACCAACAGCAACGTGAACGCCACCGGCGGGCGCGTCTACGTGGACCTCGGCAAGACCTGGGAGCGCAACCGCAAGGCCTGGGACATCGCGAAGGACCTTCGCAAGCGGCTCGAGTCGCTGGTCGGCGCGGAGTACGTCGTGCTCGACGACCTCAACAACGGCGTGCGCAAGCCCGTGCAGATCCAGTTCTCCGGCCCCGACTCGCGCCGCCTCATGGCGATCACCAACGAGTTCATGGAGAAGATGAAGAAGATCCCGGGCGCGGTTGACGTCGGCCTCTCGGAGCAGGATCCGAAGGACGAACTGAAGATCGAGCTCGACCGGGGCCTCGCGAACCAGCTCGGCATCGCCGTGGGCGATGCGGCGCAGGCGCTTCGCGTCGCGTTCGCCGGTGTCGAAGTCGGCGACTGGGTCGATCCCACGGGCGAGACGCGGGATGTCGCCGTGCGCCTGCATCCGGACGACCGCATCGACGCCAGCAACATCGAGCACCTTCCGGTCGCGGTCACGGGCACCAACATGATGGTGCCGCTGGACCAGATCTCCACGATCTCCATGGGCAAGGGCCCGGCGCAGATCCAGCACCTGGACGGCAAGCGCACGGTCACGGTCTCGGCCAACGTGTCGGGCCGCGCCTCGGGCGAGGTCACGGCCGATGCGATGAAGATCGCGAAATCCATCGACTACCCGACCGGCTACGGCCTCACGCTGGGCGGAGCCTCGCGGGACCAGGCCGAGGTGTTCAGCGAGATGTTCACGGCGCTGATCATGGGCATCGCGCTCATGTACCTGGTGCTGGTGATGCAGTTCGGCTCGTTCACGGCGCCGCTGCCGGTGATGCTCTCGCTGCCGCTGTCGCTGATCGGCGTGGTGCTGGCGTTGAAGATCACGGGCGGCTCGCTCAACCTCATGAGCTTCATCGGCATCATCATGCTGATGGGCCTGGTGGCGAAGAACGCGATCCTGCTGCTCGACTGCGCGCGCAAGGAAGAGGCGCAGGGCGTGGACCGCGAGGATGCGCTCATGCACGCCGGCCGCGTCCGCCTGCGCCCGATCGTCATGACCACGTTCGCGCTGATCGCCGGCATGATGCCGGTCGCGATCGGCGTGGGCGAAGGCGGCGAGTTCTACCGCCCGATGGCCGTGGCGATCATCGGCGGCACGATCACCTCCACGCTGCTCACGCTCCTCGTCGTGCCGACGTTCTACGACTCGATCGAGATCTCCAAGGACCGCTTCTTCGCGAAGTTCCACTGGAGGGCCGAGCGCCGGTTCACCGCCATCGCGATGGCGCTCACCCTGGGCGAGGCGTTCCTCACGCTCACCGGCATTCGCTTCCTGTATCGCAAGAGCGTGGAACTGTACAACCGCGCCCGCGGCCGCTTGCCGCGTCCGCCGGCGGTCGTCATCGCGTCCAAGGTGAAGGCGCAGTCGGGAGACTGA